One genomic segment of Kocuria rhizophila DC2201 includes these proteins:
- a CDS encoding DHA2 family efflux MFS transporter permease subunit: MSHTTAETRDGTDPRAWHALWAMVLGFFMILVDATIVSTAIPAITAGLHTDISGVLWVTSGYLLAYAVPLLITGRLGDRLGPRTVYLWGLAVFTGASLWCGFAQDITALVVARVVQGLGAALMSPQTMTVITRMFPVATRGTALGIWGATAGIATLVGPLLGGILVDLAGWRWIFWVNVPVGIFALWRAAVHLPRLPVRSHSLDLVGVVLSGLGLFLVVFGIQEGQSHDWSTVVGPVTIPMVIGAGVLILVAFLAWQAVTPAEPLVPLPLLRQRNFTLANAAMAAVSLTVNSMIIPAMLYLQVVRGLNPTVAALSYAPMSLLSAVLAPLVGRALGKVAPRSIALPGMLIMAAGLAAYALSLRPGTSVWLLAALTLVIGLGSAMIWSPVSLTATSDLAPDVVGAGSGVFNATRQVSAAVGSAMMAVLMQAQLAANLPAGAAGGDLAAGGSGQALPEHLQPGFALAMSHSLLLPVVVLVLGAVVTAFFRTPARTRPGRTRPGRTNPDRTAD, from the coding sequence GTGAGCCACACGACCGCCGAGACCCGGGACGGCACCGATCCGCGGGCGTGGCACGCGCTGTGGGCCATGGTGCTCGGCTTCTTCATGATCCTGGTGGACGCCACCATCGTGTCCACCGCGATCCCCGCGATCACCGCGGGACTGCACACCGACATCTCCGGGGTGCTTTGGGTGACGAGCGGCTACCTGCTGGCCTACGCGGTGCCGCTGCTGATCACGGGGCGGCTCGGGGACCGGCTGGGACCGCGCACGGTGTACCTGTGGGGACTTGCGGTCTTCACGGGGGCGTCCCTGTGGTGCGGCTTCGCCCAGGACATCACGGCCCTCGTGGTGGCCCGGGTGGTGCAGGGGCTGGGGGCTGCGCTGATGTCCCCGCAGACGATGACCGTGATCACCCGGATGTTCCCGGTGGCCACCCGTGGCACGGCCCTGGGCATCTGGGGTGCCACCGCGGGGATCGCAACCCTCGTGGGGCCGCTGCTCGGCGGGATCCTGGTGGACCTCGCGGGGTGGCGCTGGATCTTCTGGGTCAACGTGCCCGTGGGGATCTTCGCCCTGTGGCGCGCCGCGGTGCACCTGCCCCGGCTGCCCGTGCGCAGCCACTCCCTGGACCTCGTGGGTGTGGTGCTCTCCGGGCTCGGACTGTTCCTCGTGGTCTTCGGCATCCAGGAGGGCCAGAGCCACGACTGGTCCACCGTGGTGGGTCCCGTGACGATTCCCATGGTCATCGGCGCCGGCGTGCTGATCCTCGTGGCCTTCCTCGCGTGGCAGGCCGTGACGCCCGCCGAACCGCTCGTGCCCCTGCCCCTGTTGCGGCAGCGCAACTTCACCCTGGCCAACGCCGCGATGGCCGCCGTGAGCCTCACCGTGAACTCCATGATCATCCCCGCGATGCTCTACCTGCAGGTCGTGCGCGGGCTGAACCCCACGGTGGCCGCACTGAGCTACGCGCCCATGTCCCTGCTCTCCGCCGTCCTCGCCCCTCTCGTGGGCCGGGCGCTGGGCAAGGTGGCACCGCGGAGCATCGCGCTGCCCGGGATGCTGATCATGGCCGCCGGGCTCGCCGCGTACGCCCTGAGCCTGCGCCCCGGGACCTCCGTGTGGCTGCTGGCTGCGCTGACGCTCGTGATCGGGCTGGGCAGCGCCATGATCTGGTCCCCGGTCTCGCTCACCGCCACCTCAGACCTCGCCCCGGACGTCGTGGGCGCGGGCTCGGGGGTGTTCAACGCCACCCGGCAGGTCTCGGCCGCCGTGGGCAGCGCCATGATGGCCGTGCTCATGCAGGCCCAGCTGGCGGCGAACCTGCCGGCCGGGGCGGCAGGCGGTGACCTCGCCGCGGGCGGCTCGGGGCAGGCCCTGCCGGAGCACCTGCAGCCGGGATTCGCCCTCGCGATGTCCCACTCGCTGCTGCTGCCGGTGGTGGTGCTCGTGCTCGGCGCGGTGGTCACCGCGTTCTTCCGCACCCCCGCTCGCACGCGCCCCGGCCGAACGCGCCCCGGTCGGACGAACCCTGACCGAACCGCTGACTGA
- the pheT gene encoding phenylalanine--tRNA ligase subunit beta: MRIPLSWLREYAPVPEDATAEDVLATLVKVGLEEEDVHRPTDSLSGPIVVGQVLTMEPETHSNGKTVNWCTVRVVPEGREQTLTGKGIEPSGVQGIICGAHNFSVGDKVVVTLPGAVLPGDFRISARKTYGHTSAGMIASVRELGIGEDHDGILVLSRLGLDPEIGSDAMELLGLYDSAAEVNVTPDRGYAFSLRGIAREYCNAVRAPFTDPVAELAPSVPAPTQDGFPVSIDDAAPIHGRAGSNRFAVRVVEGVDPSLPTPPWLASRLRLAGIRSVSLPVDISNYVMLEYGQPIHTYDADTLQGGITVRRATAGETLTTLDGKNRTLDTEDLVIADESGAVGLAGVIGGAATEVSGSTTRILVEAARFDEVSIARTARRHKLPSEASKRYERGVDPQLAPVAAQRVVDLLVELAGATDTGRVTDVDHTQPPTPVELPAGYPAARVGVDYSPEAVERALTAIGAQVTDTADGWTVTPPSWRPDLLDKEDLVEEVARLDGYDRIPDRLPVAPPGRGFTRSQAARRRVATTLAAAGLTEVLSYPFVAQADNDLWGSPEGAHVPSIRLANPISEAQPLLRVSILPGLLEVLKRNQSRGFRDLALYEIGHVFLAEGYTPDTQPVPPLGVRPMGPDLERLHAAVPAQPRKLAAVLAGHDAAAGPWVTPRRWDWQDALDVAELAARSMGLELEVVQGRHEAFHPGRTAQLRTADGTVVGVAGELHPKLVAAEGLPERTCAVELDLTALLEREAPVVVAQSISGYPAATQDVALVVDREVSAAALLATVRDGAGDLLESAEVFDVYQGTGIPEGKKSVAIALRFRAPDRTLTADEASEAREAAVAAARAAHGAEIRG; the protein is encoded by the coding sequence ATGCGTATTCCCCTGTCATGGCTGCGCGAGTACGCGCCCGTCCCCGAGGACGCCACCGCCGAGGACGTCCTGGCCACCCTGGTGAAGGTCGGCCTGGAGGAGGAGGACGTCCACCGTCCCACGGACTCCCTGTCCGGGCCCATCGTGGTGGGCCAGGTGCTCACCATGGAACCGGAGACCCACTCCAACGGCAAGACCGTGAACTGGTGCACCGTGCGCGTGGTGCCCGAGGGCCGGGAGCAGACGCTCACCGGCAAGGGCATTGAGCCCTCCGGCGTGCAGGGCATCATCTGCGGCGCCCACAACTTCTCGGTGGGGGACAAGGTGGTCGTCACCCTGCCCGGTGCCGTGCTGCCCGGTGACTTCCGGATCTCCGCGCGCAAGACCTACGGCCACACCTCCGCGGGCATGATCGCCTCCGTGCGTGAGCTCGGCATCGGGGAGGACCACGACGGCATCCTCGTGCTCTCCCGGCTCGGGCTGGACCCCGAGATCGGCTCCGACGCCATGGAGCTGCTGGGCCTCTACGACTCCGCCGCCGAGGTCAACGTGACCCCGGACCGCGGCTACGCGTTCTCGTTGCGCGGCATCGCCCGCGAGTACTGCAACGCCGTGCGCGCCCCGTTCACGGACCCCGTGGCCGAGCTGGCCCCCTCCGTGCCGGCCCCCACGCAGGACGGCTTCCCGGTCTCGATCGACGACGCCGCTCCCATCCACGGCCGCGCCGGTTCCAACCGCTTCGCGGTGCGCGTGGTGGAGGGCGTGGACCCGTCCCTGCCCACCCCGCCGTGGCTGGCATCCCGGCTGCGCCTGGCGGGCATCCGCTCGGTGAGCCTGCCCGTGGACATCTCCAACTACGTGATGCTCGAGTACGGCCAGCCGATCCACACCTACGACGCGGACACGCTGCAGGGCGGGATCACCGTGCGCCGGGCCACGGCGGGCGAGACGCTCACCACGCTGGACGGCAAGAACCGCACGCTGGACACCGAGGACCTCGTGATCGCGGACGAGTCCGGCGCCGTCGGGCTCGCCGGTGTCATAGGTGGCGCCGCCACCGAGGTGAGCGGGTCCACCACCCGGATCCTCGTGGAGGCCGCCCGCTTCGACGAGGTCTCGATCGCCCGCACCGCGCGGCGTCACAAGCTGCCCTCGGAGGCGTCCAAGCGCTACGAGCGCGGTGTGGACCCGCAGCTCGCACCGGTCGCCGCGCAGCGCGTGGTGGACTTGCTGGTCGAGCTGGCGGGCGCCACGGACACCGGCCGCGTCACGGACGTGGACCACACGCAGCCGCCCACGCCCGTCGAGCTGCCCGCGGGCTACCCTGCGGCCCGCGTGGGCGTGGACTACTCGCCGGAGGCGGTCGAGCGCGCGCTGACCGCGATCGGCGCGCAGGTCACGGATACCGCGGACGGCTGGACCGTGACCCCGCCCTCGTGGCGGCCCGACCTGCTCGACAAGGAGGATCTCGTCGAGGAGGTCGCCCGCCTGGACGGCTACGACCGGATCCCGGACCGGCTGCCCGTGGCGCCTCCGGGTCGCGGCTTCACGCGCTCGCAGGCCGCACGACGCCGCGTGGCCACCACGCTCGCGGCCGCCGGCCTCACCGAGGTGCTCAGCTACCCGTTCGTCGCGCAGGCGGACAACGACCTCTGGGGCAGCCCCGAGGGCGCGCACGTGCCCTCGATCAGGCTGGCGAACCCCATCAGCGAGGCCCAGCCCCTGCTGCGCGTCAGCATCCTGCCGGGGCTGCTGGAGGTGCTCAAGCGCAACCAGTCCCGCGGCTTCCGCGACCTGGCGCTCTACGAGATCGGCCACGTGTTCCTCGCCGAGGGCTACACCCCGGACACGCAGCCGGTCCCGCCGCTGGGCGTGCGTCCCATGGGCCCGGACCTCGAACGGCTCCACGCCGCCGTGCCCGCCCAGCCGCGCAAGCTCGCCGCGGTGCTCGCCGGTCACGACGCCGCCGCGGGCCCGTGGGTCACGCCGCGCCGCTGGGACTGGCAGGACGCCCTCGACGTCGCCGAGCTCGCCGCCCGCAGCATGGGCCTGGAGCTCGAGGTGGTCCAGGGCCGCCACGAGGCGTTCCACCCGGGACGCACGGCGCAGCTGCGCACGGCGGACGGCACCGTGGTCGGGGTGGCCGGCGAGCTTCACCCCAAGCTCGTGGCGGCTGAGGGGCTGCCGGAGCGCACGTGCGCCGTGGAGCTGGACCTGACCGCCCTGCTGGAGCGGGAGGCCCCCGTGGTGGTCGCGCAGTCCATCTCGGGCTACCCCGCCGCCACGCAGGACGTCGCCCTGGTGGTGGACCGTGAGGTCTCCGCGGCCGCGCTGCTGGCCACGGTCCGCGACGGCGCGGGGGATCTGCTCGAGTCCGCGGAGGTCTTCGACGTGTACCAGGGCACGGGCATCCCCGAGGGGAAGAAGTCCGTGGCCATCGCCCTGCGCTTCCGTGCCCCGGACCGCACCCTGACCGCGGACGAGGCCTCCGAGGCCCGCGAGGCCGCCGTGGCGGCGGCCCGCGCCGCCCACGGCGCCGAGATCCGCGGCTGA
- the pheS gene encoding phenylalanine--tRNA ligase subunit alpha, which yields MSETTPSAAVDPTDEAAVTAAAEDALSAIRAAADLPELKSVRLAHAGEKSPLALANRAIGGLDKTAKATAGKLVGQARGRVNKAVAARTAELEEERDARILVEEAVDVTAATRRRRLGGRHPLNNLMDRIGDIFVGMGWEIAEGPELEHEWFNFDSLNFKPDHPARQLQDTFFVDPPSSHLVLRTHTSPVQMRSLLERELPVYVVCPGKTYRTDELDATHTPVFHQVEGIAVDEGLSMADLKGTLTHFARTMFGPEAAIRLRPNYFPFTEPSAELDVWHPTAKGGPRWIEWGGCGMMHPNVLRAAGIDPERYSGFAFGMGIERTLMFRNNVPDMHDMVEGDVRFSEHFGMEI from the coding sequence ATGTCCGAGACCACACCGTCCGCCGCGGTGGACCCCACCGACGAGGCGGCCGTCACCGCCGCCGCCGAGGACGCGCTGAGCGCGATCCGGGCCGCCGCGGATCTGCCCGAGCTCAAGAGCGTCCGGCTTGCGCATGCGGGGGAGAAGTCCCCGCTCGCGCTCGCCAACCGGGCCATCGGCGGTCTGGACAAGACCGCGAAGGCCACCGCCGGCAAGCTCGTGGGCCAGGCCCGCGGCCGCGTGAACAAGGCGGTCGCCGCGCGCACGGCCGAGCTCGAGGAGGAGCGGGACGCCCGGATCCTCGTGGAGGAGGCCGTGGACGTCACGGCGGCCACGCGGCGTCGTCGGCTGGGCGGGCGCCACCCGCTGAACAACCTCATGGACCGCATCGGGGACATCTTCGTGGGCATGGGCTGGGAGATCGCGGAGGGCCCAGAGCTCGAGCACGAGTGGTTCAACTTCGACTCCCTGAACTTCAAGCCGGACCACCCGGCGCGCCAACTGCAGGACACGTTCTTCGTGGACCCGCCGTCCTCGCACCTGGTGCTGCGCACCCACACCTCGCCCGTGCAGATGCGCTCGCTGCTGGAGCGGGAGCTGCCCGTGTACGTGGTGTGCCCCGGCAAGACGTACCGCACGGACGAGCTGGACGCCACGCACACCCCCGTGTTCCACCAGGTGGAGGGCATCGCGGTGGACGAGGGGCTGTCCATGGCGGACCTCAAGGGCACGCTCACGCACTTCGCGCGCACCATGTTCGGGCCGGAGGCCGCCATCCGGCTGCGCCCCAACTACTTCCCCTTCACCGAGCCGTCAGCCGAGCTGGACGTGTGGCACCCCACGGCCAAGGGCGGGCCCCGGTGGATCGAGTGGGGCGGCTGCGGCATGATGCACCCCAACGTGCTGCGCGCCGCGGGCATCGACCCCGAGCGCTACTCCGGCTTCGCGTTCGGCATGGGTATCGAGCGGACCCTGATGTTCCGCAACAACGTCCCGGACATGCACGACATGGTCGAGGGCGACGTCCGTTTCAGCGAGCACTTCGGGATGGAGATCTAG
- a CDS encoding NUDIX domain-containing protein yields MSTEEPRTRVVGAAVLDDAAWPTRVLAAQRAYPESLRGLWEFPGGKQEPGESVRDALLRECREELGVHLDLLAEVPAPGPHGWPLTGSAVMRVFTAVLREPSDGPSLSDAPPPSVCAAADTTTPDAHVLDAPAPCAPHLSTPAPHTAASPVRALEQRVRDGQDHLDVRWLPLDDPAAILALPWIPADLPIVAALLEMLRTEHA; encoded by the coding sequence GTGAGCACGGAAGAGCCCCGCACACGGGTGGTCGGTGCCGCGGTGCTGGACGACGCGGCGTGGCCCACCCGCGTGCTCGCGGCCCAGCGCGCCTACCCCGAGTCCCTGCGCGGGCTGTGGGAGTTCCCCGGCGGCAAGCAAGAACCGGGGGAGAGTGTGCGGGACGCCCTGCTCCGGGAGTGCCGCGAGGAGCTCGGCGTTCACTTGGACCTGCTGGCCGAGGTGCCCGCCCCCGGCCCGCACGGCTGGCCGCTCACCGGCTCCGCCGTCATGCGGGTGTTCACCGCGGTGCTGCGCGAACCGTCGGACGGCCCGTCGCTGTCGGACGCGCCGCCGCCGTCGGTCTGCGCCGCGGCGGACACGACGACGCCGGACGCCCACGTTCTGGACGCCCCGGCCCCCTGTGCGCCGCACCTCTCAACCCCGGCTCCCCATACCGCAGCCTCCCCGGTGCGCGCGCTGGAGCAGCGCGTGCGGGACGGGCAGGACCACCTGGACGTCCGGTGGCTGCCGCTGGACGATCCGGCCGCGATCCTGGCGCTCCCGTGGATCCCCGCGGACCTGCCGATCGTGGCCGCACTGCTGGAGATGCTGCGAACGGAGCACGCGTGA